The following are encoded in a window of Impatiens glandulifera chromosome 5, dImpGla2.1, whole genome shotgun sequence genomic DNA:
- the LOC124940624 gene encoding zinc finger protein ZAT4-like, whose translation MEDSGGQEKSIELEAGGSGYDGESLRNMMSCETCGKSFSSPKALGGHMRVHVKVNNNTKKLMNRSPVGPGNADEELETKPICFVCGKNFPSMKSLFGHMRCHPERQYRGIKPPAENMNIKIKNTMTTDHSSSSSFDETGYSDEKVLINCNVDQHESHDLIMLSVLRWPVTGKRGRKFLSSPQTTTMEEEEEEEVNVEDENKLLEAVEVLLTLANSDPFLISEVTNSNSLTINNTIQSTSDDHHEEKDDVGGFHEKLLVSSPEIGSKSFTKEDDYQSEIRVPIDQEQVMITQQRKRLSKKKRKLMELDDINVPPITYKQHINHDSMEILRADDHHQKCFKCSDCNKIFSTHQALGGHKSGHNKHMIKIQNQTNCDDLITMNTGDNNNKESGGKIQVVQTTTTSTSSSPHQCKRCGKIFPTGQALGGHMRSHYIGNLTEELYNSSTEANFHGQIVRKIHAFDLNQLPPNDDQENMIN comes from the coding sequence ATGGAGGACAGCGGCGGGCAAGAGAAATCTATTGAATTAGAAGCGGGGGGAAGTGGATACGACGGGGAATCGTTACGGAATATGATGTCATGTGAAACCTGCGGCAAATCATTTAGCTCACCAAAAGCTCTTGGAGGTCATATGAGAGTCCACGTGAAAGTTAATAACAATACCAAGAAGCTCATGAATCGGTCCCCTGTTGGACCCGGCAATGCTGACGAAGAATTGGAAACGAAAccgatttgttttgtttgtggGAAGAATTTCCCATCAATGAAATCTCTGTTCGGGCACATGCGGTGCCATCCGGAAAGACAATATCGAGGAATTAAGCCCCCTGCTGAAAACATGAACATTAAGATTAAGAATACTATGACAACTGAtcattcatcttcatcttcttttgaTGAAACTGGCTATTCGGATGAAAAGGTGCTTATTAATTGTAATGTTGACCAACATGAGTCTCATGATTTGATCATGTTGTCGGTTTTGCGTTGGCCAGTCACTGGGAAACGTGGTCGAAAATTTCTCTCGAGCCCacaaacaacaacaatggaagaagaagaagaagaagaagtgaatGTTGAGGATGAAAATAAGCTTCTTGAAGCTGTTGAAGTTCTCTTGACGCTTGCCAATAGCGATCCATTCTTGATCTCTGAGGTAACCAACAGCAATTCcttaacaattaataatactatCCAATCGACATCTGATGATCATCATGAAGAGAAAGATGATGTGGGTGGTTTCCATGAAAAGTTATTAGTAAGTAGCCCTGAAATCGGTTCAAAGAGCTTCACCAAGGAAGATGATTATCAGTCAGAGATTAGAGTACCCATTGATCAAGAACAGGTGATGATTACCCAACAGAGAAAGAGATTGTCGAAAAAGAAGAGGAAATTGATGGAGCTGGATGATATTAATGTCCCCCCAATTACATATAAGCAACATATAAATCATGATTCGATGGAAATATTAAGAGCTGATGATCATCATCAAAAGTGCTTCAAGTGCAGCGATTGTAATAAGATATTCTCAACCCATCAAGCATTAGGTGGCCACAAATCTGGCCACAACAAACACATGATCAAGATTCAGAATCAAACCAACTGCGACGATCTGATCACTATGAACACcggtgataataataataaagagtCAGGCGGCAAGATACAGGTGGTACAGACTACTACGACATCAACAAGCAGCAGCCCACATCAATGTAAAAGATGCGGCAAGATCTTTCCAACAGGTCAGGCACTTGGAGGTCATATGAGGAGCCATTATATCGGAAATCTGACTGAGGAATTATATAATTCCTCAACTGAAGCCAATTTTCATGGTCAGATCGTCCGGAAAATACATGCTTTTGATCTCAATCAGCTCCCACCAAATGATGATCAGGAGAACATGATCAATTAG
- the LOC124940457 gene encoding probable WRKY transcription factor 2 yields MGGFDHHGYSIVEEWMSPIPSPRFFSSVLKDDIPLEKIDGNPGHFVGYEEELNNDKNGARVTENVDKLHKTRRGGGLLERIAARAGFNAPRLNTESMKPSDLSISQDVRSPYLMIPPGLSPTTLLESPVFLSNSLVQPSPTTGKFLFASSGSNNKNYSFGAQVSDKNKDDQFFEDFGSQPFSFKPVADSGFEHFHGDQNRLDPLSYHHPESLFQGTENSLRPPNGVEFHIPMEFWKPSSEHDGSSKSIFPQSNTIIGAGAKIPLPIEEEDEDGYNWRKYGQKEVKGSQYPRSYYKCTHPNCTMKKKVERSHEGVVTEVIYKGSHSHTEPVTAPNQKPAMIRLDDRNDSMQSLRDSDSTPDWKMEDNHLEAMSEFRNVANNSLQAQKGARPLDSSITVVGSSTFSNDEDEDDQQEESKTSKRRKLAEAATYTTETTGGPTTRAGAVREPRVVVQTTSEVDILDDGYRWRKYGQKVVKGNPNPRSYYKCTSTGCTVRKHVERASNDLRSVITTYEGKHNHDVPAARNSSHIANSSTSSLHHLHRITDHPSHVQNEMSRFHNRPTAAPLGSYGLAGRQMMASYGSMNQTGIGSLGAMGSQGNMMPMSYIGQQSQMGLMMMPKGEPKLEPISDQQQPVNYNINFNNNNSIGNNGSSIYHQIMSRLPPLGGPQM; encoded by the exons ATGGGTGGGTTTGATCACCATGGTTATTCTATAGTTGAAGAATGGATGTCTCCCATTCCAAGTCCTAGATTTTTCTCGTCTGTTCTGAAAGACGATATTCCTTTAGAAAAGATTGATGGCAATCCCGGACACTTTGTGGGTTATGAAGAAGAGTTAAACAATGACAAAAATGGTGCTCGAGTCACAGAAAATGTTGACAAATTGCACAAGACACGACGTGGAGGAGGACTTCTGGAAAGGATAGCAGCTAGAGCTGGATTTAATGCTCCAAGATTAAATACAGAGAGTATGAAGCCGTCTGATCTTTCGATATCCCAAGATGTTCGGTCTCCTTATCTGATGATTCCTCCCGGTTTGAGTCCAACCACTCTTTTAGAGTCACCTGTTTTCCTCTCAAATTCACTG GTTCAGCCTTCTCCAACTACAGGCAAGTTCTTATTTGCATCTAGTGGCAGTAACAACAAAAACTATTCATTTGGTGCTCAGGTTTCAGATAAAAACAAGGATGATCAATTCTTTGAGGATTTTGGTTCTCAGCCGTTTTCATTCAAACCTGTTGCGGATTCTGGTTTTGAACACTTTCATGGTGACCAAAACAGA TTAGATCCATTGAGTTATCATCATCCAGAATCGTTGTTTCAGGGTACTGAGAATTCTTTGCGGCCTCCAAATGGAGTTGAATTTCATATTCCAATGGAGTTTTGGAAACCATCTAGTGAACATGATGGGTCTAGTAAGTCTATCTTTCCCCAATCAAATACTATTATTGGTGCAGGTGCAAAAATACCGTTGCCCATTGAGGAGGAGGATGAGGACGGTTACAATTGGAGAAAATATGGACAGAAAGAAGTGAAGGGTAGCCAATATCCTCGGAGTTACTACAAGTGCACACATCCTAATtgtactatgaagaagaaggttgAAAGATCACATGAAGGGGTTGTTACGGAGGTCATATACAAAGGGTCGCACAGTCACACAGAACCTGTAACAGCTCCCAACCAAAAACCGGCGATGATCAGATTGGACGATCGAAATGATTCGATGCAGTCTCTTCGTGATAGCGACTCTACCCCAGATTGGAAGATGGAGGATAATCATCTAGAAGCGATGTCAGAATTTCGAAATGTGGCCAACAACTCTTTGCAGGCTCAAAAGGGCGCACGTCCCCTCGATTCAAGCATTACGGTAGTTGGGTCGTCTACCTTTTCTAAtgacgaggatgaagacgacCAACAAGAAGAATCTAAGACCTCAAAGAGGAG GAAATTAGCTGAGGCAGCAACTTACACAACTGAAACGACGGGTGGTCCTACTACAAGAGCTGGTGCTGTTAGGGAGCCGAGAGTTGTAGTCCAGACCACAAGTGAAGTTGACATCCTCGACGACGGCTACCGTTGGCGCAAGTATGGACAGAAAGTCGTGAAAGGAAATCCAAACCCGAG GAGTTACTATAAATGCACAAGTACAGGCTGCACGGTGAGGAAACATGTTGAGAGGGCATCAAATGATCTTCGATCCGTTATAACAACATACGAGGGAAAGCACAACCACGACGTCCCGGCTGCTCGAAACAGCAGCCACATTGCCAATTCCTCCACAAGTTCCCTTCATCATCTTCACAGGATCACAGACCACCCGTCTCATGTTCAAAATGAAATGTCGAGGTTCCATAATAGACCAACAGCAGCCCCTCTTGGCTCATATGGGCTGGCTGGAAGGCAGATGATGGCTTCTTATGGTAGTATGAACCAGACAGGCATTGGGAGTTTGGGTGCCATGGGAAGCCAAGGAAATATGATGCCAATGTCTTATATTGGACAACAGAGTCAAATGGGATTGATGATGATGCCCAAGGGAGAGCCCAAATTGGAACCCATCTCAGATCAACAACAACCTGTcaattataatatcaatttcaacaataataatagtataGGCAATAATGGTTCATCTATTTATCATCAGATCATGAGTAGGCTACCACCCCTTGGTGGACCACAAATGTAA